A genomic window from Candidatus Pelagisphaera phototrophica includes:
- a CDS encoding DUF4013 domain-containing protein has protein sequence MLGVVFSIIPIAHFVAFGYLYRLFAQGKAQREISLPDWGDWKGMFVDGLKLFLIFFLFGFIPVALMSALVGISPWDSVFVKIPMAPVLFFAVPLPIAALYLYLLNEDFKNCFNFQALLGLMKAGIHAYWVPTIAYIGLLYILPFMYFVGGIIYFYFMGNVFKNLQLRADRG, from the coding sequence ATGTTAGGGGTTGTTTTCTCGATAATTCCAATCGCTCATTTCGTAGCGTTTGGGTACTTATACCGCCTGTTTGCCCAGGGGAAAGCGCAACGCGAGATCTCTCTTCCGGACTGGGGAGATTGGAAAGGGATGTTCGTTGATGGTTTGAAGTTATTCCTCATCTTTTTCCTGTTCGGATTTATTCCAGTCGCATTGATGAGCGCCTTGGTGGGCATTTCCCCTTGGGATTCGGTCTTTGTGAAGATTCCTATGGCTCCGGTTCTGTTTTTCGCGGTTCCGCTCCCGATCGCTGCGTTATATCTATATTTGCTTAATGAAGATTTTAAGAACTGTTTTAATTTCCAAGCTCTGCTTGGGCTGATGAAGGCCGGAATCCATGCTTACTGGGTACCTACGATCGCTTATATCGGGCTCTTGTACATACTCCCTTTTATGTATTTTGTAGGAGGTATTATTTATTTCTATTTCATGGGCAATGTCTTCAAGAACCTCCAGCTAAGAGCTGATAGAGGTTAG
- a CDS encoding phosphotransacetylase family protein encodes MKDRKLKTRPKNHTTHRIFVAGTRMNDGKTTTCLGLFAALQQKYSKVGFIKPVGQRFVKIDGQLIDEDSILLEKTYNVETPISSMSPIAIDGSFTKRYLDDPEKMGADLTDKVCNAFDRASWEKNFTLIEGSGHAGVGAVFELSNARVAKLLGAKAIIVSRGGIGQPIDEIALNKALFDQEGVEVVGAIINKVEADKMDMIRKYTSLALKRLGIPLLGLLPSEKVLTSPNLEQIRERVNGTPLNRVDEIRPRRFSHIVIGAMTVTGFLDTMAPDTLLITPSDREDIVLAVLSHESYHTSGTISCIILTRGIRPSPALLERIGKSRIPFISVSTDSYTVASRIHSMTVKTQPGDDDKIPLIKKLIQENIDLNQIIDAFTLIED; translated from the coding sequence ATGAAGGATCGCAAACTAAAGACGCGCCCTAAAAACCATACAACGCATCGCATTTTCGTGGCTGGCACGAGAATGAACGACGGGAAGACGACCACCTGCCTCGGACTATTCGCCGCTCTTCAACAAAAGTACTCAAAAGTTGGATTCATTAAACCGGTTGGCCAAAGGTTCGTAAAGATTGACGGACAACTGATCGACGAGGACTCAATTCTTCTAGAGAAGACTTACAACGTTGAAACCCCCATTTCAAGTATGAGTCCGATCGCAATCGATGGCTCCTTCACCAAACGTTACCTCGATGATCCAGAAAAGATGGGTGCAGACTTAACGGATAAAGTTTGCAACGCTTTCGACCGAGCTTCTTGGGAGAAGAACTTTACCTTGATCGAAGGGAGTGGACACGCAGGGGTTGGGGCCGTATTCGAACTTTCGAATGCAAGAGTCGCTAAGTTGCTTGGGGCTAAGGCGATTATCGTAAGCAGGGGGGGGATCGGTCAACCCATTGACGAGATTGCCTTAAACAAGGCCCTATTCGATCAGGAAGGGGTCGAAGTCGTTGGCGCGATCATCAACAAGGTAGAGGCCGACAAAATGGATATGATACGGAAGTATACAAGCTTGGCCCTAAAACGTTTGGGCATTCCCCTTCTTGGTCTGTTGCCCTCAGAAAAGGTGCTCACCTCACCCAATCTAGAGCAAATCCGAGAACGAGTGAACGGAACTCCCTTGAATCGCGTCGACGAGATCCGGCCCAGAAGATTCAGTCACATCGTTATTGGGGCGATGACGGTAACTGGCTTTTTGGATACAATGGCTCCCGACACGCTTCTGATCACTCCGAGCGACCGGGAGGACATCGTTCTTGCCGTATTATCCCACGAATCTTACCACACTTCGGGAACGATCTCCTGCATCATCCTGACGCGAGGCATTCGGCCGAGCCCTGCACTTCTTGAACGAATTGGAAAGAGCCGTATCCCCTTTATTTCGGTATCGACAGACAGCTACACAGTAGCGTCTCGGATTCATAGTATGACTGTAAAAACACAACCTGGGGACGACGACAAGATACCTCTAATCAAAAAGCTTATCCAAGAGAACATCGACTTGAACCAAATCATCGATGCCTTCACACTGATCGAAGACTAA
- a CDS encoding phosphate acyltransferase gives MNLIETLIGKLQAHPKRFVFTDGNDPRVLQAARQIVTRKMGAPILIGDRTSIKVMAAKLDINTKGIRIIEPERSSDISQMRDLLRSIPRFAGLSDEEIEARSVEPCVFATLLLKSNRADALVSGAKTKASNALRALFQVIGTQTGVKTASSLLVIDMEEKEVGIHGALFMSDCGVIPDPDAEQLADIVITTASLAHHLTNERPKVALLSFSTYGNPRHPSVAKVQAATALAREKAKKIGLEADIDGDLQIDAALDRATAQLKKTEGSLVAGDANVLIFPDLNSGNIATKLIHLLSGANKYGQIIMGLNKPAVEISRGATAHDILGAAAISGCQAIDHRLLFGMGENPDAL, from the coding sequence ATGAATTTGATCGAAACACTGATCGGTAAGCTGCAAGCCCATCCCAAGCGATTTGTATTCACTGACGGGAATGACCCTCGAGTCCTTCAAGCGGCCCGGCAAATCGTCACTCGAAAGATGGGCGCCCCTATTTTGATTGGCGATAGAACGTCAATCAAAGTAATGGCAGCCAAACTCGATATTAATACTAAAGGGATTCGAATAATAGAACCGGAACGCAGCTCTGACATCAGCCAGATGAGGGACTTACTCCGATCCATTCCTCGATTCGCTGGATTAAGCGACGAGGAGATCGAGGCTAGATCCGTGGAGCCATGCGTGTTTGCAACTCTATTGCTAAAGAGTAACCGTGCCGACGCGCTCGTGTCAGGAGCTAAAACGAAAGCATCAAACGCCCTTAGAGCGCTCTTCCAAGTAATCGGAACCCAGACGGGAGTGAAAACGGCATCTTCCCTGCTCGTAATCGACATGGAAGAAAAGGAAGTCGGAATTCACGGGGCGCTTTTCATGAGCGACTGTGGAGTGATCCCTGATCCTGATGCCGAACAGCTTGCCGATATAGTCATTACGACCGCATCTCTCGCCCACCATCTAACCAACGAACGCCCCAAGGTGGCGCTATTGAGTTTTTCGACCTACGGAAACCCTCGCCATCCCTCGGTCGCCAAGGTTCAGGCCGCTACTGCCTTAGCGAGGGAAAAAGCTAAAAAGATAGGCCTCGAGGCAGACATTGACGGAGATCTTCAAATCGATGCCGCCCTGGATCGAGCGACTGCTCAACTGAAAAAAACGGAAGGCAGCTTGGTAGCGGGAGATGCTAACGTCCTCATTTTTCCCGATTTAAATAGCGGGAATATCGCCACAAAGTTAATCCACCTTCTTTCCGGAGCAAACAAATACGGCCAAATCATTATGGGTCTCAACAAGCCCGCTGTCGAAATCAGTCGCGGCGCTACTGCTCATGACATTCTCGGAGCAGCTGCAATCTCAGGATGCCAAGCCATTGACCATCGCCTCCTTTTCGGAATGGGCGAGAACCCGGACGCGTTGTGA
- the murJ gene encoding murein biosynthesis integral membrane protein MurJ, producing MGVVSAMTMVSRVFGLFRDIFITAVFGASLLNSAFTAAFTLPSLFRRLLGEGALTAALMPNLSEEMEENGREAVFRLVNKTLSWLLVICVLITGLAYGVLFWIEESAVLENWIIGAGLAKLVFPYIVPVCLAAVVAAVLNMLGRFAIPAMTAIWLNSCMMLSLGIGTWLWVESEVQKMNFLCLGVLLGGLLQFMVPSLALVREGWRPRLDFSVSPRLRSVLFLTLPGIYGTASHQVNVMVSRFLALDFNESGATLIYLANRLVELPLGVFTIAISTVIFPSMAQAIAKGKGVEFGATYRKGVSLSMMLALPAAVGLSMLAPEIVTVLFERGEFSAENSSSLSFILIICAIGMPFYAFVSIETRAFFSNKDTKTPVEGSTLALIVNIILSISLLRLLGRIEALVIASNTAIVVQAAYMHLRLCRLDLSLRLAEVMPSMLKYLVGCIVLAVVVGSLELVLDDVRPSIRLAVSVPIGGAAYFIALRILKVREINAVLYLFGSKNRSY from the coding sequence ATGGGCGTAGTCTCCGCGATGACCATGGTGTCGCGGGTGTTTGGCCTGTTTCGGGATATTTTTATCACGGCGGTATTCGGAGCGAGTCTCCTCAATTCCGCATTTACGGCAGCGTTCACACTGCCGAGTCTTTTCCGACGACTTCTAGGGGAGGGCGCTTTGACGGCAGCATTGATGCCAAATTTGTCGGAGGAAATGGAGGAGAACGGACGCGAAGCCGTTTTTCGACTCGTTAACAAAACCTTGTCGTGGCTACTTGTCATTTGCGTGCTTATTACGGGATTGGCCTATGGTGTATTGTTTTGGATTGAAGAGTCAGCGGTATTGGAAAATTGGATTATTGGGGCTGGTCTTGCGAAACTAGTGTTTCCCTATATTGTCCCAGTTTGTTTGGCTGCCGTGGTCGCTGCCGTACTAAACATGCTGGGGCGGTTTGCCATTCCCGCGATGACGGCAATTTGGTTGAATAGCTGTATGATGCTCTCGCTTGGAATTGGGACCTGGCTATGGGTGGAGAGTGAGGTACAGAAGATGAACTTCCTCTGTTTGGGCGTTCTTTTGGGAGGACTGCTTCAATTTATGGTGCCCTCTCTGGCTCTTGTGAGGGAGGGCTGGAGGCCACGACTGGATTTCTCGGTTTCTCCTCGGTTGAGATCGGTGCTTTTCCTGACTCTTCCGGGGATTTACGGTACGGCATCACATCAGGTTAATGTGATGGTCTCCCGCTTTCTTGCTTTGGACTTCAATGAATCCGGGGCGACTCTCATATACCTTGCGAATCGTCTGGTTGAGCTTCCTTTGGGTGTATTCACTATAGCAATATCTACCGTTATCTTTCCATCGATGGCTCAAGCGATCGCCAAAGGGAAAGGGGTTGAGTTTGGGGCAACCTATCGTAAAGGAGTATCGTTGTCTATGATGCTGGCGTTGCCAGCTGCGGTCGGGCTCTCAATGTTGGCTCCAGAGATTGTTACCGTTCTATTCGAGCGAGGAGAATTCAGTGCGGAAAACTCGAGTTCGTTGTCATTTATCTTGATCATCTGTGCCATTGGCATGCCTTTCTACGCTTTTGTATCTATCGAGACTCGAGCTTTTTTTTCTAACAAGGATACGAAGACTCCAGTCGAGGGATCTACGCTGGCCTTGATAGTGAACATTATCCTGAGTATATCTCTGCTGAGGCTGCTCGGGCGGATAGAAGCATTAGTAATAGCGAGCAACACCGCTATAGTAGTCCAGGCGGCCTACATGCATCTTCGGTTGTGCCGATTAGACCTTTCGCTTCGATTGGCGGAAGTTATGCCGTCTATGTTGAAGTATTTAGTTGGCTGCATCGTTTTGGCAGTTGTGGTGGGCTCGTTAGAGCTAGTGCTTGACGATGTACGACCATCTATTCGGTTGGCTGTATCGGTGCCCATTGGAGGCGCAGCATATTTTATAGCCTTGAGGATTTTAAAAGTAAGAGAGATCAACGCTGTTCTCTATTTGTTCGGAAGCAAGAATCGAAGCTATTGA
- a CDS encoding FAD-binding oxidoreductase, translating to MASFDSSKLSYEYDALIRARSEDDVRETLKLANKYKIPVTPRGTGTSLTGSASPVKGGWVLDVSLMKRIAIKKDKAMAIVQPGAVVSEIQKASEKEGLFYPPDPSSLKYCTIGGNIACNAGGMRCAKYGVTRDFVLALEGFMPNGEKVSWGGEYKKFATGYNIRDLWIGSEGTLGVVTKAVLRLVPKPDTRWTSVAAFNSEKKALQAVRALLGEGPTPSILEYLDEDSIYCAEEIAGVRLFKKVEGKPLLLIEFDGSASELKESKRRLKAWAERWAIAFKDSRSESEAENLWEVRRKCSGAMFALGNAKLNEDIVVPLENQIRFSESLKRLKRKWNLPMPTFGHAADGNLHVNIMFHREIREECVRAEGAVQDLMETVVSLGGTISGEHGIGLAKTPFLRIARNTAEISAMQAIKKALDPNGILNPGKLFEPYHVWKKTPVTIHLPWDKKPILKR from the coding sequence ATGGCATCATTCGATAGCAGCAAGCTGTCGTACGAATACGACGCCTTGATTCGCGCTCGGTCAGAGGACGACGTCCGCGAGACTCTGAAATTGGCCAATAAGTATAAGATTCCCGTAACACCGCGCGGAACGGGTACCTCGCTGACTGGTTCGGCGAGCCCAGTTAAGGGTGGTTGGGTTTTAGATGTAAGCCTTATGAAGCGGATCGCGATCAAGAAGGACAAAGCCATGGCGATTGTCCAGCCGGGGGCAGTGGTAAGTGAGATTCAGAAGGCATCAGAGAAGGAGGGGCTCTTCTATCCGCCAGATCCTTCTTCGCTTAAGTATTGCACGATTGGAGGCAATATCGCTTGCAATGCGGGTGGCATGAGGTGCGCGAAATATGGGGTTACGCGTGACTTTGTCTTGGCTTTGGAAGGCTTTATGCCCAACGGAGAGAAAGTGTCATGGGGAGGAGAATACAAAAAATTTGCTACCGGATACAATATACGGGATTTATGGATTGGGAGTGAAGGGACTTTAGGAGTGGTCACGAAAGCGGTCCTGCGCCTCGTCCCGAAACCGGATACTCGATGGACGAGCGTTGCTGCCTTTAATTCTGAAAAGAAGGCGCTGCAAGCTGTGCGGGCTCTGCTAGGAGAAGGACCGACCCCGTCGATACTTGAATACTTGGATGAAGATTCGATCTACTGCGCGGAAGAGATTGCAGGGGTTAGACTGTTCAAAAAGGTGGAGGGAAAGCCGCTTCTTTTGATTGAGTTCGACGGCAGTGCGAGCGAGTTGAAAGAATCGAAACGTCGCCTAAAAGCTTGGGCCGAGCGTTGGGCGATCGCCTTCAAAGATTCTCGTTCGGAAAGCGAGGCGGAAAACCTTTGGGAAGTGCGAAGAAAGTGTAGCGGGGCCATGTTCGCTCTTGGGAATGCCAAGTTGAACGAGGACATCGTTGTTCCGCTTGAGAATCAAATTCGATTCTCGGAATCGTTAAAGAGACTAAAAAGAAAATGGAATTTGCCAATGCCTACTTTTGGTCATGCCGCGGATGGAAACTTGCATGTGAATATTATGTTTCATCGCGAAATCCGTGAAGAATGTGTTCGAGCAGAAGGGGCCGTGCAGGATCTGATGGAAACGGTTGTTTCATTGGGAGGAACCATTTCAGGGGAGCACGGGATTGGTTTAGCGAAGACCCCCTTTCTTAGAATAGCTCGGAATACCGCTGAAATTTCCGCCATGCAAGCTATCAAGAAGGCCTTGGATCCAAATGGAATACTAAATCCGGGAAAGTTATTCGAGCCTTATCACGTTTGGAAGAAGACTCCTGTTACGATCCATTTGCCTTGGGACAAAAAGCCAATTTTGAAGCGGTAG
- a CDS encoding phosphoserine transaminase, with product MKPPHKPSRPFFSSGPCSKRPGWSLANLENALVGRSHRAKDSKARIQEVIDRSKTILEIPDDYVCGIVPASDTGAVEMALWSLLGARGVDMLAWESFGAAWITDVIKQLDLEDVNTLTADYGKLPDFTKVDFSNDVVFTWNGTTSGVKVPDGDWISPDRKGLTICDATSAVFAVDPAWDKLDVVTWSWQKVMGGEAAHGMIVLSPRAIERIESYTPSWPLPKIFRLAKGGKLIKGVFEGATINTVSMLCVEDALDGLRWAEEIGGLPTLIDRSQANLKAIENWVASNDWIDFLATDPSQRSSTSICLKFTDPWYEALSDEEQTSYAKGLVSRIEAEGAGFDFGSYRDAPLGIRIWGGATVETSDIQAFLPWLDWAHNEAKNGS from the coding sequence ATGAAACCACCGCATAAACCAAGTCGCCCGTTTTTCTCCTCTGGGCCCTGCTCGAAAAGACCTGGCTGGTCACTAGCCAACCTGGAAAACGCTCTCGTTGGGCGATCGCACCGAGCAAAGGACTCGAAGGCGAGAATCCAGGAAGTGATTGATCGATCGAAAACGATTCTCGAAATTCCAGACGACTATGTTTGCGGAATCGTGCCGGCGTCCGACACGGGCGCGGTTGAGATGGCTCTTTGGTCGCTTCTCGGAGCAAGAGGGGTTGACATGCTCGCTTGGGAATCGTTTGGAGCAGCCTGGATAACCGATGTCATCAAACAACTTGATTTGGAAGATGTGAACACATTGACCGCCGACTATGGTAAGTTGCCCGACTTTACGAAAGTCGACTTTTCGAACGACGTCGTCTTCACGTGGAACGGAACCACTTCTGGAGTCAAAGTACCCGATGGAGACTGGATTTCCCCTGACCGAAAAGGTCTAACAATTTGTGATGCCACGTCCGCCGTTTTCGCTGTAGATCCTGCCTGGGACAAGCTCGACGTTGTGACTTGGTCATGGCAGAAGGTTATGGGAGGAGAAGCCGCCCACGGAATGATCGTCCTCAGCCCTCGTGCGATCGAGAGAATAGAAAGTTACACTCCCTCCTGGCCATTACCTAAAATCTTTCGCCTCGCAAAAGGAGGTAAGTTGATCAAAGGGGTTTTTGAGGGGGCAACGATCAACACCGTATCCATGCTCTGTGTAGAAGATGCGCTTGATGGACTGCGTTGGGCCGAAGAAATTGGTGGCCTGCCTACATTGATCGATCGATCCCAAGCGAACCTAAAAGCGATCGAAAACTGGGTGGCTTCCAATGATTGGATCGACTTCCTAGCTACGGACCCTTCGCAACGGTCCAGCACATCCATATGCCTAAAATTCACTGATCCTTGGTATGAAGCTCTTTCGGACGAAGAGCAAACTAGCTACGCAAAAGGACTCGTGTCACGGATAGAGGCAGAAGGTGCCGGCTTTGACTTTGGCTCCTATCGCGACGCGCCTCTGGGCATCCGCATTTGGGGAGGTGCCACTGTCGAGACATCCGATATCCAAGCCTTTCTCCCCTGGCTCGATTGGGCGCACAACGAGGCGAAAAACGGCTCGTAG
- the surE gene encoding 5'/3'-nucleotidase SurE produces MNILLSNDDGIDSPFLRILAEVFSENHDLVVAAPAKEQSWIGKAMSRRGSVQLEEEASFPCLAYKLTGTPSDCVNIALEHLCIDTPDAVVSGINIGHNAGLSFIASSGTIGAALEGALQRFPAIAASMYLDPEQFKAIGENENPLTKQMENHVRAAAEILVSRVKDTIKAPTAPYGIVHSFNFPCRNIGKARIVKARAARTISRSLFNRQGNSFQFEYHPLETMNSEEASDRELIHGGDISHTVINFNSLDNTTY; encoded by the coding sequence ATGAACATCCTTCTCTCGAACGACGACGGTATCGACTCGCCCTTTCTTAGAATTCTAGCTGAGGTGTTCTCAGAAAATCACGACCTTGTCGTAGCCGCTCCCGCAAAAGAACAGAGCTGGATCGGAAAAGCGATGAGCAGACGCGGATCGGTACAGCTCGAAGAAGAGGCCTCATTTCCATGTCTTGCCTACAAATTAACCGGTACTCCTAGTGACTGCGTCAATATTGCATTGGAGCACCTTTGCATAGACACGCCAGACGCAGTCGTCTCAGGTATAAACATTGGCCACAATGCTGGCCTTAGCTTTATCGCGTCATCGGGCACAATTGGAGCGGCGCTAGAGGGGGCCCTGCAACGCTTCCCCGCGATAGCGGCATCCATGTATCTCGATCCAGAACAATTCAAAGCAATTGGGGAAAACGAAAATCCTCTGACCAAACAAATGGAAAACCATGTCCGCGCCGCAGCAGAGATTCTAGTATCTCGTGTAAAGGATACCATCAAGGCTCCTACAGCCCCTTATGGAATCGTGCACAGCTTCAACTTTCCCTGCCGGAATATCGGAAAGGCCCGAATCGTAAAGGCGCGGGCTGCGAGAACCATTTCTCGGTCATTATTCAACCGGCAAGGAAACTCCTTCCAATTCGAGTACCACCCTCTGGAAACGATGAACTCAGAGGAAGCTTCTGACAGAGAGCTCATACACGGCGGCGATATAAGCCATACCGTAATCAACTTCAATTCCTTGGACAATACAACGTATTAA
- the pnp gene encoding polyribonucleotide nucleotidyltransferase encodes MIQKHSVTIDALNMTISTGDLAQLASGSVTVTVGETCVFVSATAASTVREGQDWFPLTVDYREKYAAAGRIPGGYFKREARPTEKEILTSRLCDRPCRPLFPKGFLNEVQIIGFLLSTDKTNEPDISMLNGASAALAISDIPWNGPIGAVRVGRIDGEFVTNPTLEEQYASELDLIYVGTKTEMLMIEGSAAQLPEDDFIAALEYAHEAIQPIIAGIDKLVSIAGKEKSEFPLVVLNPEVREFVENLIGEDVNAAARLGDKQERNAKMDALKEKAGGALKEKLGEESYNPAQLSMAMEEMQEAAYRAPILESQVRSGGRGPTELRDLHSEVGLLPRVHGSALFSRGETQALVFATLGPTNEAQRLDAVTGGPESKSFMLHYNFPPFSVGEAGRFGFTGRREIGHGALAERSLLPVVPAEDHFAYSIRIVSEVMASNGSTSMASICGGCLALMDAGVPISDPVAGISCGLVTENGSDGKIAKHVLLTDILGEEDHFGDMDFKIAGTRNGITGFQLDLKINGLPFDIMRESVAQSRDARIAILDSMAEAIDKPRENVSENAPRITTVQINPEKIGALIGPGGKNIRRIVEITGAQLDIDDDNSGKVNIYATSEEAMNRAIQEIDLVCGEIEEGKIYRGVVKAVKEFGCFVEVLPGQEGLVHISELADFRVKRTEDVCKPGDEMVVKCIGIDEKGRVRLSRKAALEELEARKAASSESEGEPEESDSSKEVETENAAE; translated from the coding sequence ATGATACAAAAACATAGTGTAACGATAGATGCTCTAAACATGACCATCTCCACTGGAGACCTTGCGCAACTGGCAAGTGGATCCGTAACTGTAACCGTTGGCGAAACCTGTGTATTCGTTTCCGCCACGGCGGCGAGCACCGTCCGGGAAGGCCAAGACTGGTTTCCTCTTACTGTCGACTACCGCGAAAAGTACGCAGCTGCGGGGCGCATCCCCGGTGGTTATTTCAAGCGTGAAGCCCGGCCTACCGAAAAGGAAATTCTAACTTCCCGCCTTTGCGACCGCCCTTGCCGTCCGCTTTTTCCAAAAGGCTTTTTGAATGAAGTCCAAATCATTGGCTTCCTTCTCTCAACGGACAAGACAAACGAGCCTGACATTTCTATGCTCAACGGAGCATCGGCTGCTCTGGCCATTTCAGACATACCTTGGAATGGTCCTATCGGAGCTGTGCGTGTTGGACGTATTGATGGCGAATTCGTCACAAATCCAACTTTGGAAGAGCAATATGCTTCAGAACTCGATCTTATCTATGTCGGAACTAAAACCGAGATGCTGATGATCGAAGGGAGCGCTGCTCAACTTCCGGAAGATGATTTTATCGCCGCTCTTGAGTACGCTCACGAAGCGATTCAGCCAATTATCGCTGGCATTGACAAACTGGTTTCAATCGCAGGCAAAGAAAAGTCGGAATTCCCACTCGTAGTGCTGAATCCCGAAGTACGGGAATTCGTTGAAAACCTGATTGGTGAAGACGTTAACGCCGCAGCTCGTCTTGGTGACAAGCAAGAACGCAACGCCAAAATGGACGCACTTAAAGAAAAGGCTGGCGGTGCTCTCAAAGAAAAGCTGGGTGAAGAAAGCTACAATCCCGCTCAGCTTTCGATGGCAATGGAGGAAATGCAGGAAGCGGCCTACCGGGCCCCGATTCTCGAATCTCAGGTCCGCTCCGGCGGACGCGGTCCTACAGAACTCCGCGATTTGCATAGTGAAGTGGGCCTCCTCCCACGTGTACATGGTTCCGCCCTATTCTCCCGCGGAGAAACGCAAGCGCTTGTATTTGCGACGCTTGGCCCAACGAACGAAGCGCAAAGGCTTGATGCGGTAACGGGAGGTCCAGAATCCAAGTCATTCATGCTGCACTACAACTTCCCTCCTTTTTCGGTAGGAGAAGCAGGTCGCTTTGGTTTTACGGGTCGACGCGAAATTGGGCATGGCGCCCTGGCTGAACGCTCTCTGCTTCCCGTAGTTCCTGCAGAAGATCACTTCGCCTACTCGATTCGAATCGTTTCCGAGGTTATGGCATCAAATGGCTCCACGTCGATGGCTTCCATCTGCGGAGGGTGCTTGGCTCTCATGGATGCAGGAGTACCTATCTCAGACCCCGTTGCCGGGATTTCCTGTGGGCTCGTAACCGAGAACGGATCTGATGGAAAAATCGCTAAACACGTACTTCTCACCGATATTCTAGGTGAAGAGGACCACTTTGGCGACATGGACTTCAAAATCGCTGGTACCCGCAACGGAATCACTGGATTCCAGCTGGACCTCAAAATCAACGGTCTGCCTTTCGACATCATGCGTGAGTCAGTCGCCCAATCGAGAGATGCTCGCATCGCTATTCTTGATTCCATGGCGGAAGCTATCGACAAGCCACGTGAGAACGTCAGCGAAAACGCTCCGCGGATTACCACGGTTCAAATTAACCCCGAAAAGATAGGTGCTCTCATTGGCCCTGGCGGCAAGAACATCCGCCGTATCGTTGAAATCACCGGAGCACAGCTGGACATCGATGACGACAACAGCGGCAAGGTGAATATCTACGCTACTAGCGAAGAGGCAATGAATCGCGCTATCCAGGAAATCGATCTCGTTTGCGGCGAAATCGAGGAGGGAAAGATCTACCGCGGTGTAGTCAAAGCCGTTAAGGAATTTGGCTGCTTTGTAGAGGTATTACCCGGTCAGGAAGGACTGGTACACATTTCCGAGTTGGCTGACTTCCGCGTCAAGCGCACCGAGGATGTATGCAAGCCTGGCGACGAAATGGTGGTCAAATGCATTGGCATCGACGAGAAAGGCCGCGTACGCCTTAGTCGTAAAGCAGCCCTGGAGGAACTCGAAGCCCGCAAAGCTGCTTCAAGCGAAAGCGAAGGGGAGCCAGAAGAATCGGACTCAAGCAAAGAGGTCGAAACTGAAAATGCTGCTGAATAA
- the rpsO gene encoding 30S ribosomal protein S15 — protein MPHSKAIDKTKIIGDYKTHDTDTGSCDVQIALLSARINHLTEHLRANRKDFHTRRGLLAMTSRRRKLLSYLRKNDLSKYNELLQRLNLRK, from the coding sequence ATGCCACACAGCAAAGCAATCGATAAAACTAAAATCATCGGCGACTATAAGACGCACGATACAGACACCGGCTCATGCGATGTTCAAATCGCTCTTCTAAGTGCCCGAATTAATCATTTGACGGAACATCTTCGTGCCAATCGCAAAGATTTCCACACCCGCCGCGGTCTGCTCGCCATGACTAGCCGACGCCGCAAATTGCTCAGCTACTTGAGAAAGAACGATCTTAGCAAGTACAACGAGCTACTGCAGCGCCTCAATCTACGCAAATAG
- a CDS encoding LuxR C-terminal-related transcriptional regulator, with protein MEPQSNSPKKILFIDEQPICRLGLESLIERYPQFNLLGFATKLDDVEPSSISPDVIAIDIVAAMPNGIRSLTDLKRKFSHASILVVTSLDESLFAERCLRAGAQGFSMKTAPIEELIQALDDVSRGRLYLSSKMRALILNRMSGHEAERSRSRFERLSDRELLIVQHISQSMENREIAKQMKISIKTIESHRSRIKSKLQLSSPSELVKFAIRLQNKAF; from the coding sequence GTGGAACCACAATCAAACTCACCAAAGAAAATCCTCTTCATCGACGAGCAACCGATTTGTCGGCTAGGACTGGAATCCCTAATAGAACGATACCCTCAGTTTAATCTCCTGGGATTCGCTACGAAATTAGATGACGTCGAGCCTTCGTCCATTTCGCCTGACGTTATCGCTATAGACATCGTCGCGGCTATGCCCAATGGTATCAGATCCCTCACGGATTTGAAACGAAAGTTCTCACACGCTTCAATACTCGTGGTCACCTCCCTCGATGAATCCTTATTCGCGGAACGATGCCTACGCGCGGGCGCACAAGGATTTTCGATGAAGACTGCGCCCATAGAGGAGCTTATTCAGGCTCTTGATGATGTTTCCAGGGGTCGACTCTATCTGAGCTCTAAAATGAGGGCCCTCATACTGAACCGGATGAGCGGACATGAAGCTGAGAGAAGCCGATCCCGGTTTGAACGCCTTTCCGACCGCGAACTGCTAATCGTTCAACATATCAGTCAATCGATGGAAAATCGAGAAATTGCTAAGCAAATGAAGATCAGCATCAAAACGATCGAATCTCATCGCTCTCGCATCAAGTCAAAGCTTCAGCTATCTAGTCCATCCGAACTGGTGAAATTCGCCATACGTCTGCAAAACAAGGCTTTCTAG